A genomic stretch from Gemmatimonadaceae bacterium includes:
- the miaB gene encoding tRNA (N6-isopentenyl adenosine(37)-C2)-methylthiotransferase MiaB: MNRSTVYIETYGCQMNVSDSELMLGKLAASGYDEVETPEAADVILVNTCAIREHAEQRVMGRLGEMKSRMKPDAILGVTGCMAQRLGPQILERAGHVSLVIGPDGYRSLPFLLENARRGMKATATDFDLEEHYEDFKPRRFDKVKAWIPVQRGCDYRCTYCIVPTTRGPERSRRLEEVVREAGEVVAEGMSEVVLLGQTVNSYTDGRHDFADLLREVGSVSGIRRLRFTSPHPNDFSDRVIDAIAGTAAVCEHVHLPMQSGSTRVLKRMLRRYSREGYMECVARLRRAVPGLSLTTDIIVGFPGESDADFEETLSAVREVGFEDAYTFRFSPREGTPATRMPSSETIADDVASERLTRLIETVRAGTRARNLRMLGERREVLVEKEARRGGLLQARTRDFKTVIIPGEASLIGSYATVELTGTTGSTFTGSIVRDRAHLPVAV; this comes from the coding sequence GTGAACCGCTCCACAGTCTACATCGAGACCTACGGTTGCCAGATGAACGTCAGCGATTCCGAGTTAATGCTCGGAAAGCTCGCTGCGTCCGGGTATGACGAGGTGGAGACACCCGAAGCGGCCGACGTGATTCTGGTCAACACCTGCGCGATCCGTGAGCACGCGGAACAGCGTGTCATGGGCCGCCTCGGCGAAATGAAAAGCAGAATGAAGCCCGATGCGATACTTGGCGTCACGGGTTGCATGGCGCAGCGCCTGGGTCCTCAGATTCTCGAGCGCGCGGGTCATGTGAGCCTCGTCATCGGGCCCGATGGATATCGCTCGCTGCCGTTTCTCCTGGAAAACGCGCGGCGCGGGATGAAGGCGACGGCGACCGACTTCGATCTCGAGGAGCATTACGAGGACTTCAAGCCGCGCCGGTTCGACAAGGTCAAGGCGTGGATCCCCGTTCAGCGCGGATGCGACTACCGGTGCACCTACTGCATCGTGCCGACGACGCGCGGTCCGGAGAGAAGCCGGCGCCTCGAGGAAGTCGTGCGTGAAGCTGGCGAAGTCGTCGCCGAAGGGATGTCGGAAGTGGTGCTGCTCGGCCAGACGGTAAACTCCTACACCGATGGCCGGCATGACTTCGCCGATCTTCTTCGTGAGGTGGGAAGCGTCTCCGGCATTCGTCGGCTGCGGTTCACCAGTCCGCATCCGAACGACTTCAGCGACCGTGTAATTGACGCGATCGCCGGGACCGCGGCGGTGTGCGAGCATGTTCATCTGCCGATGCAGTCCGGGTCCACGCGGGTTCTCAAGCGCATGCTCAGGCGTTACAGCCGCGAAGGGTACATGGAGTGCGTCGCGCGTCTCCGCCGCGCGGTGCCGGGACTCTCGCTGACGACGGACATCATCGTCGGATTTCCCGGCGAGAGCGATGCCGACTTCGAGGAGACGCTGAGCGCCGTTCGGGAGGTCGGATTCGAGGACGCCTACACGTTCAGGTTCTCCCCGCGCGAAGGTACTCCGGCGACGCGGATGCCGTCCAGCGAGACGATTGCCGATGACGTCGCCAGCGAGCGACTGACGCGGCTCATCGAGACGGTCCGCGCGGGAACGCGAGCGCGCAATCTGCGCATGCTCGGCGAGCGAAGAGAGGTGCTCGTCGAGAAGGAAGCGCGCCGCGGCGGCCTGCTCCAGGCGCGCACGCGCGACTTCAAGACCGTCATCATTCCGGGGGAGGCGTCGCTGATCGGCAGCTACGCGACGGTGGAGCTGACAGGCACGACGGGATCCACGTTCACCGGATCCATCGTGCGCGACAGGGCCCATCTGCCGGTAGCGGTCTGA
- a CDS encoding DNA internalization-related competence protein ComEC/Rec2 has translation MIAFAYFWFAAGLVAGFGGFAWIACTMGLFALLVAAVCRRTKTAALALMLIGGALLPLTSQAPTRRHAPRPADAARPPAVTQGQDANQLLEGMRDRASRAIDRYFGRDAPMARALLIADQHRIPPEMRDRYARAGMVHMLSISGLHVAIVAGAVILLLQAARIPRGTATLLGVGITAFYVAVIGAPAPAVRSAMMLAIIAASRATQRPTSPWAGLAVGAFAPLIVPRTVLDLGYQLSVVGIAGLIASGMLARRVLVNRLDGWRLRIGKALLTSVVATVVTAPLIAWYFGRISLIGPFANLAAGPVISILQPTLFLALAFAPAPVFAQFFADAAHPMLILFDDIARVSAALPAASVTVIPSLLAVVAGGAAVTAFVAACMSRYPGRPIVAGAACLCFIAWAPALPLPYGGGMEMHVLDVGQGDAILVRSDRGRWIVFDAGRIWSSGDAGRATIVPYIMSRGGAVSAFVLSHAHADHVGGAVSVIRSLRPRVFWDSAFPQGSGVYEETLKAARSNGVEWRRVHAGDSLRVDGVLIQFLAPDSAWTSSLADPNEASTIALVQYGSTRFLLTGDAERAEESWLLDHARSDLAADVLKVGHHGSSTSSGDDFLAAVHPSLAIISVGADNLYGHPSADVLAALGRVGARTVRTDRSGTVVVRSDGTRITFEAGGEHWDISRE, from the coding sequence TTGATCGCGTTCGCATATTTCTGGTTCGCCGCGGGCCTTGTCGCGGGCTTCGGTGGATTCGCCTGGATCGCCTGCACGATGGGGCTGTTCGCTCTGCTCGTGGCCGCGGTGTGCCGCCGTACGAAAACTGCGGCACTTGCTCTGATGCTCATCGGCGGGGCGCTGTTGCCATTGACTTCGCAGGCGCCGACTCGGCGACATGCCCCGAGGCCAGCCGATGCCGCGCGTCCGCCCGCTGTGACGCAGGGTCAGGACGCCAATCAGCTTCTCGAAGGCATGCGCGACCGGGCCTCGCGCGCAATTGATCGATACTTCGGGCGGGACGCTCCGATGGCGCGTGCGCTGTTGATCGCGGATCAGCACCGCATTCCTCCCGAAATGCGTGACCGCTACGCGCGCGCCGGCATGGTGCACATGCTGTCGATTTCCGGATTGCACGTCGCGATAGTTGCCGGCGCAGTGATCCTGCTGCTGCAGGCCGCGCGAATACCTCGCGGCACGGCCACGCTTCTCGGTGTCGGGATCACGGCGTTCTACGTTGCTGTAATCGGAGCTCCGGCCCCGGCCGTGCGCTCGGCGATGATGCTCGCCATCATCGCGGCCTCGCGGGCCACGCAGCGGCCGACTTCTCCGTGGGCGGGGCTCGCGGTGGGCGCGTTCGCGCCGCTGATAGTGCCGCGCACGGTGCTCGATCTCGGATATCAGCTCAGCGTCGTCGGGATCGCGGGGCTGATCGCGAGCGGAATGCTCGCTCGCAGGGTGCTGGTGAATCGCCTCGACGGATGGCGGCTCAGGATTGGGAAGGCGCTGTTGACATCGGTTGTCGCGACGGTGGTGACCGCGCCCCTCATTGCGTGGTATTTCGGCCGCATCAGTCTGATTGGGCCATTCGCGAACCTCGCCGCTGGTCCGGTCATCTCGATACTTCAGCCGACGCTTTTCCTGGCGCTGGCGTTCGCGCCCGCGCCGGTCTTCGCTCAGTTCTTCGCCGATGCCGCGCATCCCATGCTGATCCTGTTCGACGACATCGCGAGGGTCTCGGCCGCGCTGCCGGCCGCATCGGTCACGGTAATTCCCTCGCTGCTCGCTGTCGTCGCCGGCGGGGCGGCCGTGACTGCGTTCGTGGCCGCGTGCATGAGCCGCTATCCAGGGCGGCCGATAGTGGCGGGTGCGGCGTGCCTTTGCTTCATCGCGTGGGCGCCCGCATTACCGCTGCCCTATGGCGGCGGCATGGAGATGCACGTGCTCGACGTGGGGCAGGGAGACGCCATCCTGGTCCGGTCGGACCGCGGCCGGTGGATCGTGTTCGACGCCGGGCGGATATGGAGCTCGGGCGACGCCGGTCGCGCGACAATCGTTCCGTATATCATGAGCCGCGGCGGAGCGGTTTCCGCGTTCGTGTTATCGCACGCGCACGCCGACCATGTCGGCGGCGCGGTGTCGGTGATCAGGTCACTGCGTCCGCGCGTCTTCTGGGATTCCGCGTTTCCACAGGGAAGCGGCGTCTACGAGGAGACTCTGAAGGCGGCGCGAAGTAACGGTGTGGAATGGCGGCGCGTGCATGCGGGCGACTCGCTGCGCGTGGATGGAGTGCTCATTCAGTTTCTCGCGCCGGATTCAGCGTGGACGTCGTCGCTCGCCGATCCAAACGAGGCGAGCACGATCGCCCTCGTGCAATACGGCTCGACGCGATTCCTGCTCACCGGCGACGCTGAGCGTGCGGAGGAAAGCTGGCTCCTCGATCACGCGCGAAGCGATCTTGCCGCCGACGTCCTCAAGGTCGGACACCATGGGAGCTCGACGAGCAGTGGGGACGATTTTCTTGCGGCCGTGCATCCGTCGCTGGCGATCATCTCCGTCGGAG